DNA from Solanum stenotomum isolate F172 chromosome 3, ASM1918654v1, whole genome shotgun sequence:
agtatgtttcatttctatcaagtttcaagcttatgtttatgttttagaattcctcttacatgctcgtacattccacgtactgagccatttggcctgcatcttctcatgatgcaaacacaggtattcaggatcatcaacaggagcttcgttgatacatccgagagtccgagttagctatggtgagcctccttgctttcggaggatttcatttacctttcagttatatcagttgttaggatgtcgtgggtcttgtcccgacttccatctttatcagttagaggcttcatagatagtcagtatagttgagaagtctgtatcatttattttattaaatgttttaaagactaaagtggcctttttatggcgagttgtatatattttattatacagagttttctttggacttacgatttgtatttaagttttatgaacttttatttcagttttaaagctttgtatgcttgaatcagttttctgcttgtagtcagccaggatgagggttcgcttggggaccagcaatggtcttcgagtgccggccacgtccagggtgtaggctcgggtcgtgacaacataAACACACAATAACCTTACTAaataggcacactatctcccccttgggagtaatcTTAAACAAGTTCTTCTAAATATAATTCATAATATAAGGCATCAATGAAGCATCATTCATATTAAAGACAACTTCAAGCCCGTCATAACAATTCATAAAAGACAGGAAATCcaaaaaattaccaaaacatGAAACACATACCGGAAGGGACATaaggagatcactcttgatcttctctagattggagagcataaaacctattaTTCTTTTTAGCACTATCATCCGAACCACTAGTGACTCCTCCCACACTTGGAGCAAGTAGACTTGGAAAAAGGAGACCCACTACCCTTCTCTTGGTCAAACCTACGGGTGTTGGAAGAATCTTGACCGGAATACCTTAGTTTAGTCCTGGCCAACCTTTTATATTAGACTTAGCATCGGGAAAGTTCCCATCATCGGTTCTAGCTCTTTTTCCCtctctattcattttcttaagcttttgctcctcaatttgttgagcatgcaCCATGAGACGGGAAATATTCATACTAGGGATAAGCATTGCCGAACGACATTCATTGACCACTAGTTCGGACACTCCCATCACAAACTTAATCATCTTGGCCCTTGAATCCCCCACTATGGTTGGAGCATATTTGGATAGTTGGGTCAACTTAAGGGaatactctttcacactcatacccccttgcTTAAGATTTATGAATTCTTGCATCGTTagttccctcaactctaggggaaagaacctatcatgAAATTCCTTTCTGAACTCTTCCCACTCTATTGGGCCCTCTTCTATTGGTCTACAATCTTTCCATTGCTCATGACAAATTTATGCTACATCcctcaattggtaagcggctagGTCCGCTTTCTCTACCATAGTTAATCCCATGATAGCAAGCACCTTATGCACCTCATCTACAAAACCTTGAGGATTTTCCTCCACTTTGGAGTCATAGAACTCCATAGGGATCATCCTTAAAAACTCTCTCACCCTAGAAGAAGCCATCCCCCTTATTGGGTTTGCCGGAGctaccacctctctattggATTTCACCGTCAAGGCTTGAGTCAATAATTGCATAGAAGCCCTAAGCTCCGCAAGACTGTCATTCCCAATTGGAGGGTCATTTGGAACTTGAGTAAGAGCTTGTGGAGGGACTTGGTTTGGAACTTGAAGAGGAACCTATTGCTCCTCATCACCTTCCTAAACTCTCCTAGCATAAGTccttgtattagccataccctAAAAAACCAAAGGCACGGATTAAAAAAAGGGCCTACTAAagccaaactctatggcacgactaagagaatgaaaagtGAGACTtttcctaagcatccaatagcctcctattcataaaatgtggcgcgcttcatatttatgaacaagattctactagatgtggtttgagacagtcctagaaccattctaaccTTTTgatctgattaccaagtttgtcacgatccaggggtacccctagatgtaaaACTGTGTACTGGaacccgaaggggtctcatacaagcccttagcataatcataacataggtaatagaaaatattggaaaatttaaaaattctttaGATCATACTATCAAAAAACCTTTCCATAAGCAAACAAAAGTCTTTACTacaactttgtctcaaaccatctattaaaaACTCTTGACTAAAAGACTTGGGAAGCAGCCCACATAAATGTCTACAAcctaaagaaatgacataaggGAAACATaagggtttgtcctcgaagctatgattactcaccaattcttcaagtcttcttgcaccttagaaactagcctccaaagcaactcaatctccaaactacatttgattagaatgtagacaatatgtgttagtacaaaatgtacctaGTATGAAAGCTAACACAACATCATAAGaacatctcaaaatggttagtcaacatacgACATAAGCATACGAGGTAATCACAAGttcataacataatcatcatagtcatagcataatctccaacataagcatcaaaaaacataagtcaacattaaacatagttaatgagcataggagacAAGTCATAAGCACATAAGCATAATAGACTCTTACTCATCTATACCATAAtagcaccattctcaagtaacctcaaaagcatacacgTGAACagcaagaatagcatcccataataccactcaAGCAAAGTATCCCTTTTTTGTCGTCTCAATCATGGCCTATACACACGGTCAAGTCTATAAGTTTCTATACCGTAAGGGCACCATACTTCTAAGTAATCTCAAAGCAtattgtgcaatgcatgaaaggcatcacATACTACCGTTcccactaagcataaccttaaAGTTCGCATAGCCATATTCACCCACCTTTGGCCTCATTATTTAACTTAACTCTTATAATTTTCTATAACaaccttaagtcatacttgtgcaatgcaatcatagcatcccataatattAATCATGCTAAGTATTACTTTTAAGTCCTCTTAATATTATTTCTTGACTTGGAACCTAGATCCTCTCTTTATACTTTaaaacactatgaggtacttctCTTAatcacatcttagttcattactaGGTTGAACCCTCTGAGATACTTCCTTTAATATGTCTAAGTTCACTATTAGCATGGATACTATGAGTTACTTACGTAAGCATGTCTAGATCCTCTTATactttgaacactatgagatattTCTCTTAATCATGTCTAAGATCCTTCTACACATGGACTATATGATATACTACCTTAAGTATGTCTAAGTACACttatactcttgaacactatgaggtacttcattAAGTAAGCCTTAGTTCAATTATGCTTTAGAACACTACAAGATGCttctcaagcatgtcttagttgataggatatggagattgctactaagaACCTTAACTCAACTATGTGAAGTTTCCCATCTaatgagacctaactttgggaaaactcacactctactacgtaagagttTCCCCTTTATCTTGGATAGCCTTACATCAGCTAGGTGTGGTTCTCCTTTCTAGTTATAGCCTGGACCCTCCCTTGTGGTacactccatctcattgtcaatatccacttggagcCAAGCATACACCCTAAGATTTACTTGATAAGCCTTGCTTAACACTCATCTCTCATGGAAGaatgtccttgacaatcaatccatgttcaagtgattctatcactttcatCTATCAAGCATTTataaggtaggttaggtgagtataggccttTGACCACAATTTAACCTATTAGACTTCTATTCTCTTTTAGACTTTACTGTCAAAACCTTATTATCAATAGTTAATCACATTAGCTTCACCTTAAAGCCCTAGGTATAATGATAACAACCTTACTCTCAAGGTTTATTTCATAGTGTCTTctttatacctagatttcaaggtatttTGATCACATCtttcattactaggtgattctagtctcaattgatcataaaggttcaattctaactttacaagtcTATATCAATCATATTTGATAATGTCTAGTTCATTTCTTGATTATATAATCCTAACTTTGATCAATTACTATtcatgacattgatttaggaagattactcatgaaccttcaatttcacttCTAATGGCAAAAACCCACAattatcacattcatcaattcagactagggtttaccatagaaatcacattaattcatcataatatcaataaacaaagctaaatcaatcataattgggtattatccactagattggaatcatacctaaACCCTACCCACAAAGTAAGAAGAACCCTAGCTCAATTTGGGCTTTTGATCCATAATTGGGAGATTACTAAGGGGGCTCGAtggggtggaagaacccatagatgaaaatctAAACATACCTTTAATCAAAGCCCTAGCACAAGCTCTCAACAATGGACTTTGTTCATGACCCAAGATTCaagctctatcttcttcttcaatgggggttttctagagagagaaatattcttTAGAGAGGATGAAGTTGGGTTTTCTTTGGATTCTAGGGAAAATGACTTAATTGAGGTAAACTTAGGTCTAATTAGCTTATATACTTGCTAGTAAGGGAATAAAATAATGTAGGGTCAACTTTggaaaagaactaaggaccctaaacattttaacttaaaaattacaAGCCTTCACGACTTACCTCACCCTTTGCACCCTCATGGCTCGCCAAGGGCACTAGGCGACTTGCCAAGGGCactaggcgactcgccaagtggaccctTGCCTCGCCTAATTTTCCAGTAGCTCATTAAGTTGAGCAGGCCACTTAGGCGATGGGGCAGACGGCTTGGTGATTCGCCAATCCAACTGGCGAGCTACGTCTTAGTTCGCACAAATTTCCAGAACTTAGGCCAAGGGGACAGCTCACTAGGAGTCCCCAAGTGCACATTGCCGCATCTCCAAGTCACTTGGGCGATCATGCTGCCCAATCGCCAACTAGGTCCATCAAAGAACAAGTTCTCTTCCACTCTACCTTGCTTGCTTAGGTCGTTGCCCACTCTCTAGGCTTGACAACCCCACATGCTAAGACTTAGGTTAGTCTATAAGGTTACAGGGTGTAAGATGTTCCTTGACGTTCAACCACTAAACCCTCATTCCAAGCACGTAAAGTCTCATCTATGACTTTAATTCTCAATATCACACTCTAGAACCCTTGTTTTTggctctagtttagtctacgAATTTTTGGGGCGTGACAGAAAGCCACGAAGATTGTCTATGAAATTAGGTAGGCGCACCGACAGGAAGGGAAGAGTGGTACACATTTTTGAAAAACCTTACAGGAGATACCATCCAATGGAAGTTTTCTTGGATAATAGGATTGGCATTTGCAAGTACCTAATATTTTGTCTTTATCGAGTTAGTTGGGCTAATTGGGGATTCAACCATAAGCACCTCTTCGGGTTATGCGGTAATTTAGAGTTATCCAAGACATTCTGCATCGGTCATGGGATCACATGAAGAGGCCTTCACTTCAGTCTCACTAGAACGCATAAACAATTTGCAAGCCGAGTGGGAATATGTGATCGATTTAGACATAGGAGAGGAAAGCTGGTGTACGCCGGAATATTACACTTGGCAAAATGCTATGAGTCATATGGCTTATCCAAGCGTACGAGGGAATTGGGGGTTTGTAGACAACCAACAGATTGATTGGGTTAGAAAATCAGTGCTTCCTCACATGGGATTCACTATACCCATGTACAATCAGATAGTTCCTGGATCCCTCGACTATTTAATCTAGGTGGTttaggaagaagaggaagagaaggaagaagagCCAGAAGAGGATACAAAAGAGGATCAAGAAGAAGACCCAGAAGAGGACCCAAAAGAGGATTCTGAAGAGGGCCTTGAAGAAGACCCAGAGGAGGATCCCGAAGAGGACCTAGAAGAAGAGGTGTGGGAAGGCCCCATGGAGGTTTCTGAATCAGGTTCTAACATCTATGACCCAAGAGATGGAGGGGTGATAGATATTTCACCCGAGCACGACCTTGAAGAGTCTCCAGAGTACCACCCGAGTCCTTACTATGATGTggacgatgatgatgatgatgcccCAACCTGGccgtagattttttttttctttgaactcTCTCATAAGCTCCTTAAAGTGCCATATGACCTATCCCTCTTGTATGCCTTATGGCCACCGTTGTATTTTCATTTCTTAGGCCTATGATCGCCTACCTTAATGTAACATCCAAGACTACCTTAATCAATTAAGCTATGTTTGCTCCAAATCTAGAATGTGTTTAAATGGATCATttattatcaaattaattacAACGTAGGCCTACCTCAGGCAAAAAGAGGTTCTATATTAGGACGCATTTTGAATGTCGCCAAATTGGCGTATATATGTGTTACACTTACATATCTGTTACATCTTTCAATATCTCCCAAACTAACatagtttttcttttcctttgttTTCCTTTCTCTTTCATCATTTATCTCCAAAAGTGCATTGATTTGTGTCGAATTACAAACTGGCTGGCCCACGATACAACCTTCGATCCTAAGGAAAGATGACTGATAATGACGAGTTCAACGTTGCTGCAAACATAATGATACCTATTGAGAACCCCGAAGGTTCTCGAAACATGACAGACATccaaaatgaagagaaaatggCTCACATGCAGCAAGAACTCGAGATCTTGAGGGAAGAATTATGCCAAGTGCGAGACTTGACCAAACTGTCGGCTACCACTTTCCCTACTTTCAAGATGCCTATCTACTTCCCAAAGGATGATCTGCCTGCCGACTTGCCAAATCAGCCAGAACAAACACAACATGCTCTCGCACACGGTCGAGTTCCACCAGCTTCTCTAACCCCAGTCAGGACCATTCCTGACCTCCCTAATTGCGACCCTACCATACCTACAATGCAGAAGTTACTTGGGGCACAAGTCGCCGCTCCCTACGAGCCACATGTTCCACCAGTATATGCCACTGGAGCTCCTACCTTCCAACGCCACCTGCCGTTAATATCCCATATGAGGTCGATCAATATGCAAAAATGGAGAAAGATGCTTGGTTGGAAGAGGATGCATCGATAAATTCCCAACTTCATGGTCTAAGAAAGGAATTGAAAAGCTTACAAGTTACTAAGGGGACGGAAAGCCTTAATTGTGATGACCTATGCATCCATCTAGATATTAACGTGTCGCTAGGGTACAAATCACCGAAGTTTGACATGTATGATGGAAAAGGTGACCCTCACGCATATTTAAGGGTGTACTGTGACAAATTAGTCGGTGTAGGAAGAAATAAGAAGCAAAGGATGATGTTGTTCATCCGGAGTCTATTTGGAGAAGCATTGACCTGGTATACGCGCCAGGACCCTCGCAAATGGCGTGACTGGCAGGAAATGGATGACGACTTCATGAATCATTTCAGATTCAATACTGAAATTACAGCCGAAAGATTCTTATTGAACAACATACAAAAGAAGCCATTTGAGAATTTCCAGGAGTACGCATGACGTTGGAGAATTGAAGTCACAAGAGTGCAACCACCAGTAGATGAGAGTGAGATCTCGAAGTACTTTATTTGAGCTTAAGAAGGTATCTAATTTGACAAGATGATGTCAATGATAGGCCAGAAGTTCATAGAATTGGTCAAGATGGGAGACTTCATAAAGGAATGTGTCAAATTTGGGAAGATTCAGTCGATGGTCTCATTTCAAGCTGCAAGTAGGGCCATACAATCAGGTTCAATTAGCGGCATCAAGAAGAAAAGGGAGGATGTTTTAGCTGTCACTTACCAACAGGGAGGACCATCCCATCAATACCCCAAAAATCTCCAAATTGTTGCACATACTTCTTACGTCCCATACCCAGTATATAATACCCAACCACACTATAATCCACCATAAGCACTAGCACACCAAAATACACCAAGACCATATGTCCCTGTCCAAGCACCAATCCACCAAAGTAGACCTGCATATGCACTGAGACCACATCCAAATCTAGAAGCTAGAAATGCTCACGCTTACACACCGATTGCCGAACCCTATGCCCAATTGTTTGAAAGGTTTAAGACAACGAGAGTGTTGCAACTAGTTGAAGGAGAACTTCCTGATCCAATCCCTCATAATTTTGATGGAAACAAGCGATGCGCTTACCACTCGGGAGTCCAAGGACACGACACCGAAGATTGTAATGGTTTGAAGAACCAAATCGAGTCTTTTATCAGAAGAGAAGTAATCAAATGCACTCCAGCGCCTCCTAATGTGAACAATTACCCCTTGCCAAACCATGAGAATTGGTAAGTCAACATGCTTACTCTAGATAAAGAATATGGGGGCCCTGACTGTCCCGATATAGATGAACCAGATGCCATGACATCTTCAGCACAACCTATTATCACTGTTCAACTAAGCGATCCTCTGATTGTCCAAACATATATCCTAAGAGTAGTAGTGACCACTCTAATCGCTACAAATCCTAAACATGACACCAAAGCAGTCCCGTGGGACTACAGAAGAGACGCCAAGGGCAAGACAATTGATATTGTTGTGGCTCAAGTGATGACTAGGTCGGGGAGGTTTTATGCCCCAGAGGATCTAAATCAAAGAGATCTTGGAAAAGAACAGAATCCAAAGAAGAATGTTACCGATTCTGAAGCCACAAAATTTTGGAAGAAGATGCAGCCCAAAGACTATTCAGTCGAAGAGCAGCTGAAGAAGACGCCATCCCACATATCCATTTTGTCTTTCCTTATGAGTTCTGAAGCTAACAGGAATTCTTTGATGGAAGTGTTAGACAGAGTGAACATTCCAAAAGATACCACAAGTGAAACCTTAGCTTCAATGATTGGAAGAATAGTGGAAGCTAACAAGATCTCTTTCCATGATGATGAGTTACCTGCGGAAGGGGCTAGGCACAATAAAGCGATTCACATCGCAGTCAAATGTGGTGATAAGATTATGACTTGAGTTCTAATCGATGGTGGTTCTGGATGCAACATCTATCCTTTTACCACTTTGAGGGATTTCGGAGTTAATATGGACCAGAGATATAAAGGAAAGTCATGTGAAAGTTAGAACTtttgatggagtgcaaagaAGTGTCATTGGAGAGATCTATCTCACGTTGCAAGTAGGGCTAGCTAAATTTCCCCATCCTATTTCAAGTGATGGATGTATCATCCAACTACAACCTGTTGTTGGGAAGACCATGGGTTCACATGGCAAGAGCGGTTCCTTCCACCCTTCATCAGTGTGTAAAGTTTGAATAGGGTCGCACAGAGGTTACCATTCACGGGGAGCTCAGTCACCCTATTCTTTCTGTTAATTCTATTCCAATGGCCGATGAGTTAGACGGAGCCACTTTTCACAGTGTGGAAATCATGCAAGCTGTAAGGGTTGGTGAGGAAGAAGAGCCAGATGATACAAAATTGTATAGTACAGCAAAAATGGTTACGTCACAGATGTTGAAGTATGGGTATCAACCAAAGAGCGGACTTGGACTAAAGTCCAATGGCATAGTTGAGCCAATCTAGATGAAGCATCAGAGAGGCACCAACATACTCGGATATGAGCTTGCCTCGGGAAGATTCCACCAGAGGAAAAGCAATACAGTCTTCGGACCAGAAAAACCTTTGATTCCAGATCAAGCTGGTGATGATCACATCATAGAAGGAATAGGAAATCTATTCATGGCCATGGCTGGAGAAGAGGAAGAGATAAATCTCAACAAATTGACCATTCGTGATACAGAACATGGAGAAATCTTGCAAAACTAGACCATCAGCCCGTCCCTATTTCAACCAGAGTCACGGTAGTATGGAAAAGaagtttttaatttaaaattcgCATGATCAAATTGAGGCTTCAATCATGCCTAATCTTTTGTTTCTTGCCTCTTCTAAAAGCTAAAAtgctttgaaataaaaattctttatttttctttaaaaatttcttgttattttaaatatctatttatttttacttacctTTTGCACTTTTTAGCactcatattaataaaaatccCCGTTCAATAGTTATGACATGTAACGAATCAACAGAGCAAGGAGAAAACGATGAACAAGATCATGAAGAGTATGATGAAACAATGAAGCTTGAAAATCTATGACACGAGATCGAGCAAGTTGAAGTCAGAAGAAACCCAATATGGATGAAACAGAGGTTGTCAACTTAGGAGATGAGGAAATCATGAAGGAGACACGAGTCAACATACATTTGGaagatgaaagaaagaaaaagttaataGAGTTGCTTAAGCAGTACGTTGATGTATTTGCTTGCTCTTATGATGACATGCTAGGATTAAGCATTGATATTGTCTTACACAAATTACAAATTGATCCCACTTGTCTACCCGTTAAgcaaaagacaagaaaattcAAGCCAAATTTGAGTTTAAGGATCAAAGAGGAGGTAACTAAGCAAATTGAGGCGAACATTGTGAGCGTTACAAATTACCCCACATGGTTTGCCAACGTCGTGCATGTGCCGAAAAAGGATGGAAAAATCAGAATATGTGTGGACTATCAAGATCTTAACAGAGCCAGTCGTAAGGATGATTTTCTTCTTCCAAATATTCATATACTCATTGATAATTATGCAGAACATGAACTGCAATCATTTGTTGATTGTTTTGTAGGATATCACCAGATCTTTATGGATGAATATGGCGCAGAGAAGACAACATTTATCACTCCATGGGGGGTGTATTGCTATAGAGTAATGTCTTTTGGTCTCAAAAATGATGGTACAACCTACATGAGGGCTATGAaaaagaagatgcagaaaaagaaatatagagagaagttaattcaaaataaaatatttaaaaattagtaaaataagtTATTAAGTATGTTATCCAATAAAAGGATGACATGTGTCAGTTTTTGGTGTCTTTTCCTTTCTCACGCACTTATAGAAAGTTGGTGATACAAATTTTGTCACGTCACTCTTTAAGGGGtaattaaattcaattcaaattaaattagggGGTAAAGAAACACTTGTATAGTTAAAGTTCTAAAGTAAGTTGTGGGGACAAGTTTAGGGGGGATTTTCTGTcttttctcatatatatatatatatatatatatacctaatatTTACGCAATTACTTATTTGCTAGAAAAACAAgctaattattttcaaattttttttactcttcCACCTGCCAAGTCTCTAGGTTAAGGAACTATGTGTGGGACAAAAAAGATGTATGCTGAACGATTCCAGTGACGAGGCTTCAGTCCGTGAGTCGATACAAATCAACACCCCCTCCCAAACTAAAAATTTTCGTTAGGCGTAGGAATACAAGAATCAAGAAAGATAACATCAAGCCTCGGGGCACGACCGAAGGCGCCATTCAACTTCTTATAACCATGAGCCAAAATACTCTTTCCCTACTTTATTTCCTAAAAGTACTTCAACCTACATATTATGtgtaagaatattttatttaaatctttacAGGTGCGCTCAAGATCTAGACCAAATACTGAAGAAAAGAGGATCCTCATAGGAAAATAGGATAGCTAGCTTTCTATCAAAATAACTCCACCAGCTGGAGCTTGTAATCTAACCTCATCAACAATTCCGCCAATCAGAGACCGCCATCTAACAACATCAATCTCCACCAATTGGAGATTCTACATAGAAAACATCATCAACCTCCGCCAACCGAAGGCTGTACATAGAAAACATCGATTGAACTCTGCTAATTAGAGCCTGTATATAAGCAAAAGAAGCAACACTCCGCCAATCAGACACTAACATCGTAGTGATGTCACCGAGGCTCCACCGACCGGGGGCATTCAAGCATAACAACGATGGAGATGCGCCTACAATTAAGTGTTACATTACAAGTTTTACACAGCTGGATAAAtgcttttacattacaacaaCCTCGCTAGTCGGAGGCATTACATTACAAGTTTTACACTGCCGGATACAtgcttttacattacaacaaCCCCACTAGTCGGAGGCAttacattaca
Protein-coding regions in this window:
- the LOC125859066 gene encoding uncharacterized protein LOC125859066, which gives rise to MTDNDEFNVAANIMIPIENPEGSRNMTDIQNEEKMAHMQQELEILREELCQVRDLTKLSATTFPTFKMPIYFPKDDLPADLPNQPEQTQHALAHGRVPPASLTPVRTIPDLPNCDPTIPTMQKLLGAQVAAPYEPHVPPVYATGAPTFQRHLPLISHMRSINMQKWRKMLDINVSLGYKSPKFDMYDGKGDPHAYLRVYCDKLVGVGRNKKQRMMLFIRSLFGEALTWYTRQDPRKWRDWQEMDDDFMNHFRFNTEITAERFLLNNIQKKPFENFQEYA